DNA from Garra rufa chromosome 5, GarRuf1.0, whole genome shotgun sequence:
TATTGGAGGAGTGTATGGGCAGCAGCTCACTTGCGTGTGATGAGATTGAGAGAGATCTGCATCGCTCCCTTCCAGAACATCCTGCATTTCAGAGCGACACAGGAATCTCAGCTCTTCGACGCGTCTTGACTGCCTACGCTCATCGCAACCCCAAAATCGGCTACTGCCAGGTAAAAGCACGCACACAACTTTTTCATTTAGGCTAACACATGGTCTCAGCATCAAATTGCCCATATCATAGAACATCTGATTCATCTTgttcagaaatgaaaattctgtcattaattactcaccctcatgtcattccaaacccgtaagaccgttgatcttcagaacacaaattaagatgtttttttatgaaatccaagagctttctgaccctgcatagacagcaacgcaactgacacgttcaaagcccagaaagttagtaaggacattgttaaaacagtccatgtgatcagtggttcaaatgtaatgttatgaagctataaaaaaaattgtgcgcaaagaaaacaaaaataacaactttattcaacaatatcTTCTCTTCCGCACAGCCTCTTCATGCACAGCATACAGTATTATCTGCAAGGCTCGCACAAACGCAAATTATTCATTACTATGCACATAAACACCCACACAAGATATTTTTATTGCACAAATGATGATACTAAATATTTATCAAAACGTAAGGAAAATGAAAGCCAGCTGAATCTGTTGTAATAAAGAACATAAATGAAAGTCATTTAAAAGTATTTCTGTGTGCAAAACAGAAAGGACGTGAAATACAAATGGATTTTTGGTAATCAAATCTTTGTGTATGCAAAGTATAATCATGAAAAATATGCAAAGTGAAGTCTATATTTAATGGATGTGTTGACTGCATAGAATATTTTTTATTGCTGTgaaagcaaaaatattttaaatgcatatttGTGTTTTTCACTTTATTTACTAAAAAACTCCACTCCACttccactattattattattccacaaTAATTACATTTTCATACAGTGTTTCCAAACTAGTGTAGAAAATActacactagtattttcacctgctaaaaatagttttaagtcaGTTAATTATATCTTTTTACATCTCCAAGAtgcctacctgcaaagctacctgaaacaCTATGCAccagtgcacctagggcaaaagctgctttaaacgcaaaggatggtcacactaaatgttgatttaatttagttaatagaagttaattgataaagaaaatcgaTTTATGACATTGACAGGGTtcttattttacagcatttttgcataagtgcttaaaacttttaacagtaccgTAGcatgcaggtaggtttcttaaagcatcttggaaaCATTGCCACAGattttctggatttagtctgtctagtttgttctgtttcttcatgtcattccagacagactgaatgataatgagatcagatctctgtgtggagcactggctgttgtcagactccttgtgcaaataaaaatctcactggattattacaactaatggcaaaatgaatctttgaaaatgtaaactgatattttctactgacacactacagcaaaatataaaaataactgacttaaaaccatttttagctggtgaaaatgctagtgttctaatcattttagCCCACCACTGTATAATATCTTGCTTGTTCTCTATGTATCGGTCTCTCCAGGCAATGAATATCCTGACGTCTGTGTTGCTGCTGTATGCTAAAGAGGAAGAGGCCTTCTGGCTGCTGGTCGCTGTGTGCGAAAGAATGCTACCAGACTACTTCAACCGCAGAATTattggtatgtgtgtgtgttaaagcTGGTTAAATAAATTTCATACCCAGGGGGATGATTGCATCATCTTAATAAACTTGCAATGCCAATGGAGTTGTAATTACTTAAATGAAGTGAAGTGGATAATAATTACTGAGCTTGTAAAGGTGTGACGTACAATTATCAAATATTCAAGCTTTTCCCTTATTAAATTCCTGCTCATGTTCTGTCAGCAATTATCTGTGCATTTCTGTTTGTTGCCACCAGCGGCAGTTTTCTGAATCTATTTATTTTTGCATACAGTTGtattcaagtgtgtgtgtgtgtgtgtgtgtgtgtgtgtgtgtgtgtgtgtgtgtgtgtgtgtgtgtgtgtgtgtgtgtgtgtgtgtgtgtgtgtgtgtgtgtgtgtgtgtgtgtgtgtgtgtgtgtgtgtgtgtgtgtgtgtgtgtgtgtgtgtgtgtgtgttttccaggAGCCCTGGTGGACCAGGCTGTGTTCGAGGAACTGATCCGTGTGCATCTAACCCAGCTGACCGAACACATGACAGATCTGTCGTTCTTCTCGTCAGTGTCGTTGTCATGGTTCCTGACTCTCTTCATCAGTGTGCTGCCAATAGAGAGCGCTGTGAATGTTGTCGACTGCTTCTTTTATGATGGAATCAAAGCCATCCTGCAGCTTGGCCTTGCTGTCCTCGACTACAATATGGACAATCTGCTTTGTTGCCATGACGACGCAGAAGCTGTTACAGTCCTCAACAGGTGATTGGAACATTGTCCTTTTAACATGGCCAAAGCATGTTGGTAGCAAGCTGCATTATCTGTTATGTGCAGTATCATAAAATTGAAAGTGGaaattttaaacagaaaaagtGTCACAAAAATCTGTgcaaatgtgtgaccctggaccacaaaaccagtagtaagtagcacgggtatatttgtagcaatagccaacaatgcactgcatgggtcaaaattatcgatttttcttttatgccaaaaatcattaggatatttagtaaaggttttgttccatgaagatattttctaaatttcctactgtaaatatatcaaaacttaatttttgattagttatatgcactgctaagaacttcatttaaaggtgattttctcaatatttagattttttttttgcaccctcagattgcagattttcaataGTCGTATCTcggcccaaatattgtcctattctaacaaagtttatttattcagctttcagatgaggcaTAAATCCTGATTTCAAAAcattgacccttgtgactgattttgtggtccagggtcacatgagaAAGACCATACAGAAtgtctttaaatgctttttaattttATACATTATTCATTTTTGTAGTGGATTTTTCTAATCCTGTGTTTATATCCAATTTTATCCTTCAGGTTTTTTGACAATGTCACAAATAAAGACAGTCCCTTGCCAGCTACCGTACAGCAGGCATCTGCAACAGCCAATGACAAATCAATACAAAAGGTTGACATCAGCGATCTCATCAAAGAGGCATATGAGGTAAAGCTACACACTTTAGTATACTTTAGTGAACATTAAAATccatatactttttaatgtcttTAGCTTTGGTTTTATCACAACATGTAGAGAAagcacatttttaattatttttaaggtAGTGAAATTATAACAAACACTGATCTGCATCTGATGTCTTTGTTAATGCTTTGGCAATTAACACCTGTACTCATGGTGATTTTATAGGaatgtaaaatttaaatgtgCAATGAAAAGGTGTCAATTTTGCGAGCGTCTGAGAATTCAGCACTTTCAGTTTGGTCAATTGGAGTGATGAAAACCCCCCCTCTGACAGGAGTTCTGGGGTCAGCAGATGGAAGGCCTGAAACAGACAGTTGCTCAGACTAATGAAGCTTCTTGTTTCAGAAATATGGAGACATTCGAACAGAGGAAGTTGAAAACATGCGGAAGAGGAACAAGCTTTATGTCATTCAGACACTAGAAGACACAACCAAACAAAATGTAGTAAGTATAAAAGCCATGCTGTATGCACCTTATTTCTTTACTTTCACaatataataatgtaatgtaatgtaatatatacAAACAAAGTATTAGAATTTCCAAAAATTCcaagtaaataaagaaaaatataagATCTTCCACTTGcatttgtacactaccagtcaaaagtttaaaagatgcttactgtttttaaaaaaaaattatcttctgctcgccaagcctgcatttatctgatccaaagtactgcaaaaacagtaacattttaattatattaataaatattttgttctatttgaatatattttaaaatgtaaaagctaaattttcagcatcattactctagtcttcactgtcacatgatccttcagaaatcattctaatatgctgatttgctgttcaagaaactttttttattattgtcaatatttaaaacagttgagtaggatcaggatcctttgatgaatagaaagatccaaagatcagcatttatctgaaataaaattttagaaagtaatacttttatgttgcaaggatgctttaaatttatcaaatgtgatgataaagacatttataatgttagaaaagatttctgtttcagataaatgctgttcttctgaactttctatttatcaaagaaaccagaaaacaaattctactcagcttttttcaacataataatagtaataaatgttttttgagctgcaaatcagaatattagaaggatttctaaaGGGTCACGTGACTGGAGGattttcagctttgaaatcacaggaataaattacattttaaaattttaaatatttattttaagtagtaaaaatgtttcagccaaattttactgtttttgctgtactttggatcaaataactgcaggcttggtgagaagagacttcttaaaaaacattaaaaatcgtactgttcaaaaacttttgactggtagtgtaggtcacCAATATACTAAGAAATTCTTGTATAACTCTTCACTCAGGTTTTGATGCTTATCATCTAACTGTTTGTAATAGAACTTTAAGACTTTATTCAGaaagaatgcattaaataatgtttatgttacaaaacatttgttGACAAAATGCTGTtgtttgatttctgaaggatcatgtgatactgttCGTCCGaaaaggaattaattacattttaaaatatattcaaatagaaaaaaatattttaaattccaacaatatttcataatattactgttcttactgtatttgtaatcaattaaatgcagcctcggtgagcataagagacttttaaaagCATTGAAAAACATTACCAACCCAGAACCTTTGAACGGTAGTATAATTTGCAGAATTAGTTTTTTAAACATTGTTTGCACATACAGTGGTAGTAAAGATTGTTGTAAatgttaaattgtttaattgtctGTCATTTTTGTATCTTATCGCTGCAGTTGCGCGTTGTTGCTCAAGATGTGAAGTTTAGTGCTGCTCAGCTGGATGAGCTCTACATGCTTTTCAAGGTGAGTTACACTAACagacagagctgggtagtaactgattacatgtaatctggttTACCTAAGCAGATTCCAAAAactaagtacttgtaattagattaaattgcattttaaaatacttgtgcTCAGACTACAGTTGACAAAATGTTTATTGACTGTTTGTGTGTTATAGAGGCAGCATTTTGTGAGCTGTTACTGGTTAGTATCTAGTCCTGCCCTGCAGAACCATGACCCCAGCCTGCCATATCTGGACCAGTACCAGCTGGATCAATCCCAGTTTAGTAGCCTTTTTAACCTCCTGCAGCCGTGGACCACACACACGCACTCGCGCTCGCTGGCACGATCAGCCTTCCGGCTTCTGGACGAGAACGGAGACGGACTTGTGAACTTCAAAGAATTCATATTGGGTCTTGGTAAGAGAAGCCTAAccctgaactgaactgaactgaactgactGCCCTTTGACCTTTCACCTCAGTACATAGCAGAGTGCTTTACAACCTGTCAGATTCATTCAAAAgtatgtgtgtgtacatatatatatattgcagatATCCTGTACAACAGATCATTCACAGAAAAACTCAAATTTCTCTTCAAACTGCACCTTCAACCAGGTAAATTAATTTTATGATCTTTAGTATGAAAATAAGATATGGGTATGTATTAGTCTCTGTATATCTGTCCCCTCTACGGCCTGTATAACTCAATAACGCTTAATAATCTATATATCTGACCCATGTATAACCCAGTAATGCCTAATAATCTATACAGGGTAATAGTTGGGTCAAATATATAATCTATACACCTCTATATAAACCTGTTTAATCTATATATCTGCCCTCTTTATGACCTTGTATAGTCTATATCTAACTTTTACATCTCCTCATTAtttgcttcatttgtgaattttacattttgttcgtttttttttttttaaccaaaagaATTTCAAGGACATTTAGTACTTTGATATTTAATGCCAATAACCTTTGGTTTACTAACCTAGATCTGTAACTACTAAGATAAGCACTTTATCTAAATCCCCATCACTCTTGATGATAAGGTCATATAACATGTTAGTGTAACTGTGCATTTTGAAAACGATAGGCAATTTTGATAAGTGCAGATTTATCCGTAACTTATGACAGATCATGCCTGACACAGTTCGAATAAAAGTAGAGGAATGTGTGCATATGTGCATATTTTTGTGTTTCTTTAGGGACCCAGGAGTGTAAGATTTTACCGCCGTCTAGATTTTTTCCTCCGGCTGAAGATCAGTCTTTCTCCACTCGTCTTTCTGGTCAGCTTTCACTCTTTTCTGTGGCTCCTTTTACCTCCTTTTCACTCTTTCTTCTTTCTTCTGGGTGTGTTATAATGCTGTGATATGTTTTGTGTAGTTGTGAATGTTTTTGTGTTGTGTGTAGCAGTTTTATTTGTGCTTAAGAAGGACTTGTCTCACCTAACCGTCAAAAAGCTTTGATTTCTAGAAACGCCTTATTTTGGTGTTTTAACAAGAAGCGGCAGCTCAAATCCCTGCccaccctgaaaaaaaaaatatgtgtgcatGTATATCTGTTCATTCATGTGTGAGTGTCTCTGTGTTTCGTGGCTGTACATATTTTTCCTCTCTTCTATGTAGACTCTGCAGAAGATGGAGTGATCAGAAAATGTCCAGAGAGAGGTGAAGTATTCATCCCTGTCCTCTAATCATGTTCTTTATATCATATCAAACAATATCACAAAATAAACCATAACAGGGTGGACAGGGTCACTGTGCAGTGACTAGATGACTGCATTTTTACTTGGCTACTAAATAAATGGacgtaaaatatttatttgagtTGAAAGGAGACTGATTGAAAGACACAATTTGACACAAAGTTAAATATAGTCAAATTTGTGTTAGTATACAGTGTGATTGATGAATCAGCATAAAGTAGTCCAGGGAGCTGTTTGCAAATCTGTTGTGTTTCGCCCTTCAGGTCGTGCTAAAGTAGATCTGCAGGAATATCTGAAACAGTGGCAGGAAGACTTGCAGCGGAGAGAAGAGAATATTAAAGATCTGCCCAGAATTAATCAGGTACATACACGCAAATTGAAGATGTGGTCAGAATTAAGCATGTATCTATATAAACATATATCTGAAATGTATTTTTATCCTTTTCTAAGCACAGGTAATAGTATTATATGGCGTTGTCCAGGTATTTAATGATGAGTGAATGATTGCCTGAATGACAGCTTTTTATGTCTTTAAGGCTGAGATTTTTAGTTCATGTATAGCTGATCTATGTACACTAAAGTACACTAAAAGTAGCATTGAAATTAGCTAAGCGAAGGCAATAATCGTCATAATAATTtaaactgctgttcaaaagttcaggatcagtaagacttgtaatattttttaaagaagtctcttatgctcatcaaggctgtgttcatttcatcaaaaatactaaaaaagtcGGTGCTGATAGCTTAGTGGTTAAAGCATTGACATATAGCGCAACTGCACCTCTACTGACCCGAGTTTGAGTCCCGACTTGTGGTCCTTTGCCAGTCCTGTTCCCAACTCTCCACCCCATGCTTTCCTGTCATTCTCTACAGTCCTgctcccccccccccaaaaaaaaatatacactaccgttctcttatgctcatcaaggctgcatttatttgatgaaaaatatagaaaaaaaaaacagtaatattgcaaaatgttttacaatataaaataatgatttttattttaacatactttaaaatagaatttattcctgtgatgaaaagctgaatttttatcagctgttaccaagtgtcacatgatccttcagaaatcattctaatatgctgatttattattagaatgatcaatgttggataacatcaacagttgtgctgccaaatattttttttcattactacacaactgaagtagttcaagccttttattgttttaatattgatgattttggcatacagctcatgaaaacccaaaattcctatctcaaaaaattagcatatttcatccgaccaataaaagaaaaatgtttttaatacaaaaaaaagtcaaccttcaaataattatgttcagttatgcactcaatacttggtcgggaatccttttgcagaaatgactgcttcaatgcggcgtggcatggaggcaatcagcctgtggcactgctgaggtgttatggaggcccaggatgcttcgatagcggccttaagctcatccagagtgttgggtcttgcgtctctcaactttctcttcacaatatcccacagattctctatggggttcgggtcaggagagttggcaggccaattgagcacagtaataccatggtcagtaaaccatttaccagtggttttggcactgtgagcaggtgctgaaaaatgaaatcttcatctccataaagcttttcagcagatggaagcatgaagtgctccaaaatctcctgatagctagctgcattgaccctgcccttgataaaacacagtggaccaacaccagcagctgacatggcaccccagaccatcactgactgtgggtacttgacactggacttcaggcattttggcatttccctctccccagtcttcctccagactctggcaccttgatttccgaatgacatgcaaaatttgctttcatccgaaaaaagtactttggaccactgagcaacagtccagtgctgcttctctgtagcccaggtcaggcgcttctgccgctgtttctggttcaaaagtggcttgacctggcgcctgtacacggtggctctggatgtttctactccagactcagtccactgcttccgcaggtcccccaaggtctggaatcggtccttctccacaatcttcctcagggtccggtcacctcttttcgttgtgcagcgttttctgccacactttttccttcccacagacttcccactgaggtgccttgatacagcactctgggaacagcctattcattcagaaatttctttctgtgtcttaccctcttgcttgagggtgtcaatgatggccttctggacagcagtcaggtcggcagtcttacccatgattgcggttttgagtaatgaaccaggctgggagtttttaaaagcctcaggaatcttttgcaggtgtttagagttaattagttgattcagatgattaggttaatagctcgtttagagaaccttttcatgatatgctaattttttgagataggaattttgggttttcatgagctgtatgccaaaatcatcaatattaaaacaataaaaggcttgaactacttcagttgtgtgtaatgaatctaaaatatatgaaaatctaatgtttatcagtacattacagaaaataatgaactttatcacaatatgctaattttttgaaaaggacctgtatgtgGAATAAAcatgaacttatttttttttaacttgtggAAAGTATAGTATAGTATTGTTATAGTAAACATATAATAACTTAGTATTTTATAGTAAATATATAAACTATtttctacattatatattatatttttttaataaaaatatgagtATTTCATCTCTGAAATGGCACATCAAGATGGTTCCTCATGCTTATTTGAGTACAGCACCTGGTTTGCTTTGTCCTGATCAGTGATGATTACGCAAGTCCTCAGAGGTGTTTGACAATAGTGTCATCAGAGTCCATTCTCTGCTCACTGACCTTGTTCAGTGCAGTTCTATTCCCATTCTATGCCATAGCCTGCTCTCACTGATCTTTGTCCTGAACACACACAATGAAATGTAATAGGAATGTTGCCATGGTAACTACACTAATTTGTTGTCATTTCTGAACACATTTAAGCCATATAAATAcagttctgtcatgacaactctctgataGTTAAGCATGGTAATGtccatgacaatgttaatgtgtttggtcTTAGCGGAATAGATTTGCTACACTGCACATGTATATGAAATAACCCccatatacagtcaaacctaaatgtattcagacaccaacaacatttctcacattatcacagtttatctgctatagtttagaaaatggtaataaaatatgacaagaactcatagTTAAACTgtatcagaacaaattcattttgataatgtcagataactttgatagaaagttaTGTAATGAAATACAATCAACcattagtatgacaatatttacacaactatcaatactttgttgatcaattaccaagcaatgcttaattttgttcagattgaagtgtaaaaaggtcgcattagcaaataaagaaaaaacacttaagcaaaacatggtcagctcaaagtgtctgaataatttttggtcccaaatgtttatcaattttacttgtagtccactgtatgaagacttctttggtataatatgtcacagtttactttattttgttatcctcacttacataaatgaactatagtgtcctgtatccactagtaaaaaatatgaaaaattatatctggtgtctggataatttttggtttgactatataaCATACGTGAAATTatcctgtagcagatctatacagatggagctggggaaggtggagggtttctgaagcgCACTGCAACTCCTATAGCAAGCACTAGCTGAGTATTTGAATGTTAAgttgcaagctcattggttgctgATGTGAAAAGAACCAATCAGCTGCACCATGTGAATCATGAGTTAGAATCCATCAAAAGTTTCACGACAGAACtttgtatttcagtttatttaaatAGACTGTATTGACTGTTCCAGGTGCAGTTTATTGGTTTGACAAAGACTCTCTACGGTGTGTTCCACGGTAATGAGGAGGAGGAGAGTCTATACCGCGCTGTGGCAAGAGTGACCAGTCTTCTCTTGCGCATGGAAGAGGTGGGGCGAAAGCTACAGGAGAGCAGCCCGCAGAAAACGCCTCAAAGTACACCCACCAGCACAGCTCAGCCTGAGACCTCCCCAACACAACCCACCAGCCCTGAAACCAAAGCCCTCGCTGAGGGTGAAAGCAACCAACCTGAGTCTCCAGTCAGTCAACACGAAACCGCCCCATCCCATTCTGACATTACCCCGACCTCAACCTCACGCCCTTCCACGCCCACCAGCAGTCCCACCGGAACCAGCAGCCCCATGTTGGACACGCCAACAGACACCCCCAGCTCGCCCTCAACCATCAGAGATGGAGACTGGAGTTTCTCCTTCGAGCAAATTCTCGCATCTCTCCTGAATGAACCGTCTGTCGTTCGCTTCTTCGAACGGGCCATTGAAACGGATTCTCTGATTGCACGGGCACGTAAAAACCAGCTTAAA
Protein-coding regions in this window:
- the tbc1d8b gene encoding TBC1 domain family member 8B isoform X1, producing the protein MWLKPEEVLLKNALKLWVTEKSNDYFVLQRRRGYGEDSGGLTGLLVGTLDTVLDSTAKVAPFRILHQTPDSQVYWSVACGASLEEISQHWDWLQQNIIRTLSVFDSGEDITSFVQGKIRGLIAEEGTSTSDEEDPERFREAVLRFERLFGLPQREKLVTYFSCSYWRGRVPNQGWIYLSTNFLCFYSYMLGNEVKLVYPWDEVSRLERTSSVLLAESIRVCVRGEDHFFSMLLRLQQTYLIMQQLADYAIVRFFDKETFNAEHPLANPLHITQRALETHARNQSFRAFFRLPQEENLCEVYESFLWVPFSHVNTLGKICVSENYLCFASQDGSQCHLIIPLWEVFSVELPDRSSRALTVCLRGKRALRFSEVRDFERLAATIRRKCGTAGSPQHYVSNPDEEGVMVGQSQAVSTEALMNVFHPHDAENLDPKMLKERMKEQSWQIHFAEYGRGTGMFCTKKTRDLIVRGVPETLRGELWMLFSGAVHDMISHPGYYGRLLEECMGSSSLACDEIERDLHRSLPEHPAFQSDTGISALRRVLTAYAHRNPKIGYCQAMNILTSVLLLYAKEEEAFWLLVAVCERMLPDYFNRRIIGALVDQAVFEELIRVHLTQLTEHMTDLSFFSSVSLSWFLTLFISVLPIESAVNVVDCFFYDGIKAILQLGLAVLDYNMDNLLCCHDDAEAVTVLNRFFDNVTNKDSPLPATVQQASATANDKSIQKVDISDLIKEAYEKYGDIRTEEVENMRKRNKLYVIQTLEDTTKQNVLRVVAQDVKFSAAQLDELYMLFKRQHFVSCYWLVSSPALQNHDPSLPYLDQYQLDQSQFSSLFNLLQPWTTHTHSRSLARSAFRLLDENGDGLVNFKEFILGLDILYNRSFTEKLKFLFKLHLQPGTQECKILPPSRFFPPAEDQSFSTRLSDSAEDGVIRKCPERGRAKVDLQEYLKQWQEDLQRREENIKDLPRINQVQFIGLTKTLYGVFHGNEEEESLYRAVARVTSLLLRMEEVGRKLQESSPQKTPQSTPTSTAQPETSPTQPTSPETKALAEGESNQPESPVSQHETAPSHSDITPTSTSRPSTPTSSPTGTSSPMLDTPTDTPSSPSTIRDGDWSFSFEQILASLLNEPSVVRFFERAIETDSLIARARKNQLKDVH
- the tbc1d8b gene encoding TBC1 domain family member 8B isoform X2, producing MWLKPEEVLLKNALKLWVTEKSNDYFVLQRRRGYGEDSGGLTGLLVGTLDTVLDSTAKVAPFRILHQTPDSQVYWSVACGASLEEISQHWDWLQQNIIRTLSVFDSGEDITSFVQGKIRGLIAEEGTSTSDEEDPERFREAVLRFERLFGLPQREKLVTYFSCSYWRGRVPNQGWIYLSTNFLCFYSYMLGNEVKLVYPWDEVSRLERTSSVLLAESIRVCVRGEDHFFSMLLRLQQTYLIMQQLADYAIVRFFDKETFNAEHPLANPLHITQRALETHARNQSFRAFFRLPQEENLCEVYESFLWVPFSHVNTLGKICVSENYLCFASQDGSQCHLIIPLWEVFSVELPDRSSRALTVCLRGKRALRFSEVRDFERLAATIRRKCGTAGSPQHYVSNPDEEGVMVGQSQAVSTEALMNVFHPHDAENLDPKMLKERMKEQSWQIHFAEYGRGTGMFCTKKTRDLIVRGVPETLRGELWMLFSGAVHDMISHPGYYGRLLEECMGSSSLACDEIERDLHRSLPEHPAFQSDTGISALRRVLTAYAHRNPKIGYCQAMNILTSVLLLYAKEEEAFWLLVAVCERMLPDYFNRRIIGALVDQAVFEELIRVHLTQLTEHMTDLSFFSSVSLSWFLTLFISVLPIESAVNVVDCFFYDGIKAILQLGLAVLDYNMDNLLCCHDDAEAVTVLNRFFDNVTNKDSPLPATVQQASATANDKSIQKVDISDLIKEAYEKYGDIRTEEVENMRKRNKLYVIQTLEDTTKQNVLRVVAQDVKFSAAQLDELYMLFKRQHFVSCYWLVSSPALQNHDPSLPYLDQYQLDQSQFSSLFNLLQPWTTHTHSRSLARSAFRLLDENGDGLVNFKEFILGLDILYNRSFTEKLKFLFKLHLQPDSAEDGVIRKCPERGRAKVDLQEYLKQWQEDLQRREENIKDLPRINQVQFIGLTKTLYGVFHGNEEEESLYRAVARVTSLLLRMEEVGRKLQESSPQKTPQSTPTSTAQPETSPTQPTSPETKALAEGESNQPESPVSQHETAPSHSDITPTSTSRPSTPTSSPTGTSSPMLDTPTDTPSSPSTIRDGDWSFSFEQILASLLNEPSVVRFFERAIETDSLIARARKNQLKDVH